The genomic region GGAGACTCCGATGCTGTCGGTCTCGGGCCGTTCCGCGAGTTCGTCTCCTCCTATCCTGAGATTCGAGTCTGCTGTGCCCACATGGGCGCGCCGGACGTGGACGGGTTCGTCGCCGAGGCCCGCGCCCACGACCAGGTGTTTCTGGACACGTCGGTCGCGATGTCGGCGGCGATACCCGAGACCATGGACTTCGACCCGGGAAGCGTCGCGGACTCGGTGTTCGAGGAGCTGGCAGGCTCCATCATGTACGGCTCTGACTACCCGAACGTGCCGTACGAGTACGCGAGCGAGCGAGAGCACCTGCTCTCGCGGGAGCTGTCGGAGGAGGCACTGGAGGGGTTGTTTCGGGACGCCGCGGCGCGGTTCCTGGGAGAATAATCAAGATGCCGGAAACTAGAAAGTCGTCAAGACGACTCGCTGACTAGTCAGGCCCATTAGACAAATATAGGACGCAGCCAGACGTATCGTATGCGAGTCTTCGACCAAGTCGAATCTGCTTCAACTCAGAGGACGGAGCAGTGCGACAGAGCGGCCGTTCAATCCGAAGAGGCGTTGGAGTCGCTCCTGCACGCGAATCCAGCGATGCTCCTCGACGAGGACGTGTTCATATTTAGTCGCCAACATCCACTCGAAGGCGGTATTCCGGATTTGCTGGCGCTCGATAAGTTCGGAAACGTTCAGGTGTTCGAACTCAAAGCTGGAAAGAGTGGCACAGGGAGTGCGAGCGAGGAAACGATTCTCGGTCAACCGCAAACCTACGCCCAATCGATTCACTCCTACGACTATGCTAGACTGAATGATCTGTACCAACGTTACAAATCGGACATCGTTCAGGGCCGCTGGGACGTGCCCGAACGTCTGGCCCCTGCAGACGCACTCCGAGATGCTCACGAATCGGTATTCGGTGTCTCACTAAAACCCGACGAGTTCAATTCAGAGCAACGAATGGTCGTCGTCGCCGAAGAGATAACAAGACAAACCGAACAAAATGCCCGTTACCTCCTAAACAACGGGATGAACATCCAGTGTGTCGAGGTCCAATGTTTTGAGCGCGATGGATCCCAACATCGAACTGTCGCCACGAACACTGTCGTCGACTACGACCTGTCCCGTGTTCGGCCAGCGCGTGCAGCGAACCCAACGTACCCCGAAGTCGTCTCCGAACTCGTTGACCTAACCTTCCCGAAGGTACGACATCTGGTCGATTCAGGGTCGCCGGGTCTGGCTTTCGAGAACACGGATAGCTATCGGCCGAGACTCCAGTCAAACCATGCCGACCATCCAGATGGATTAAAATACGTGTTCTATCTTCGGCCAGCCGAGTGGAACTCGATCATCGTTGCTATGGACTATATGGACCAAGACAGGGACACGTTAGACACACTTCTTGCGAACGCCGAGGTCTTCGAGGCGCAGGGATTCCACGTGAATCCGAATAGGTCGCGTGACAGAATCGTGGGATTCAGTTGGGATGTGGACTCCGCTGAAGTATTAGACGACGAGGAATTCCTCACCGAGGTTGCAGAGCGGTTCGTCACACTCGTCGAAACCGGCCACGACGTGTTCACCGCGGACTAGTCACGGCCGACGGCTGGAAAGCGTGCTTGTCTGCGCCAGCACAGTGATTCGACCGCTTCCTCGCTACTTCATGATGACGCCGGTCACCTGGGCCCGCAGGACGACCTCGCCGGACTCGTCCCGGCACACCGCCCGGGCGGACAGGATGTACCGCGATTTGCGCTCGGTGACGTGCTCGAACCGCCAGCGGCAGGTTATCTCCTCGCCGGTGTACACGGGGCGGGGGAACTCGAAGTCCATCTCACGGGCGAGCACGTCGTAGTCGCCGCCGATCTTGGTTGGCAGGGTCGCCGTCAGGAGGCCGTGGACGAGCAGGCGACCGTCCTCGTCGGGCTCGACGTGGTGCGTGCCCTCGTCTCCGGAGAGGGCGGCGAACTCGCGGACCTCCTCGCGGGTGAACGTTCGCGTGAAGGTGTCCGTGTCGCCGGCTTCGGGGACTTTCACAGGCGAGGGTGGGGATTCGACCGACAAAAAGCCACACCCCAAATCCGCGGTGATTACCAGTAACTGCACCGGATATCAGCCTACCCGACCAGTCTATCCAGTTCGTCGCCGAGTGCCGTCACGTACTCGTCGGATTCGTAGCCCAGCCGTGAGACCCACACGTCCTGATAGGACGGATGCAAGATGGGCAGCACGACACAGGCCAGTGCCGGCGATTCGACCGGTTCCAGCACCGAGTCGAGGAACCCATCGAGGGAGCGGTCGTCGAAGGCGAAGACGGTCTCGGTGGCGTGCTTTCCCGTCGGGACGACCACGGCGGGGTCGATGCGGGCGAGTTCTGTGTCGAGGTGGGCGCGACAGTTCGCGAGTTCCTCGGGGGCCGGTTCGCGGTTCGTCCCGCCCTCGGCCGCCTCGGGGAAGCACTTCACCGCGTTGGTGTAGTAGGCCTCGGGGTGGCCTGCTGCGGCGAGCAGGTCTCGCACCCGCCGGCCGGAGTGCTGGGAGGTGTACGCCAGCCCGGTCAGGTTACCGCCCTGCCAGCGGTCCGCGTCGGGGTCGCCGGCAGCCGGGGCTTCACCGACCACGACCACGTCGGCGTCGCGCGGGCCGTTGCCCCACGAGATGCGCTGTCGGCACTCGGCGAGTTTCGGACAGCGGGTACACCCCGGTTCGACGACGAGCGCGTCGTCGGCAGCGGGGAAACGGGGCATCTTACTCGATGAGCGGGAGGACGACGCCGAACACCGCCAGCGAGAAGAAGGCGGTCAGGATGCCCAGCAGGATAGAGTCGGTGAACAGGGTATCCTCCCACGCCGGCAGCGTGTCGTACAGTGCGTGACCGACGACCTCGCCGCCCGCACCGACCACGAACAGGCCGAGACCGAGCAGGAAGCCGAGTTTCGCCAGTTCCGGATACGTTCTCGAACGAGTGCGCATAGCTGGGAGAGGCCGTTCCGTCGGCAAAATCGTTTCGTCACCGCCGTGGCGAAAGGTAGATATTCGGCGAGGGATTCGAGACGGCTATGTTGACGATACTCTCCGAACTGGTCCCCGAACTCCTGGCGATACTCGCGTACGCCG from Haloarchaeobius sp. HME9146 harbors:
- a CDS encoding uracil-DNA glycosylase family protein, with amino-acid sequence MPRFPAADDALVVEPGCTRCPKLAECRQRISWGNGPRDADVVVVGEAPAAGDPDADRWQGGNLTGLAYTSQHSGRRVRDLLAAAGHPEAYYTNAVKCFPEAAEGGTNREPAPEELANCRAHLDTELARIDPAVVVPTGKHATETVFAFDDRSLDGFLDSVLEPVESPALACVVLPILHPSYQDVWVSRLGYESDEYVTALGDELDRLVG
- a CDS encoding MaoC family dehydratase N-terminal domain-containing protein, encoding MKVPEAGDTDTFTRTFTREEVREFAALSGDEGTHHVEPDEDGRLLVHGLLTATLPTKIGGDYDVLAREMDFEFPRPVYTGEEITCRWRFEHVTERKSRYILSARAVCRDESGEVVLRAQVTGVIMK